The genomic interval ATTTGAGTACGTAAACGgtaccaaaaacataaacaaaaaaaagtcttcttcctttattttttttgagctCGCCGCTCTTCATTGCCACCTATCTTGCCATTGCTACTGATTTCCAAAGCTCTCGCATCCTATTGCCTTGTAGAGCCTGGGTCTTGAGCTACTACTCCAAAAAGGTAACATTTTTTATCCCCCAGTCTGTCCTTGGGCCTGGCCTGAAATAtgttcatttctattttttgcGGCTCTCAGTCCTGTGCTGTCTGCTATCTCAGGTTTTCCTCCATGCAATCTATGCTAGAGGTTTCATCTTCTTACTCTCTCCTCCTTTCTATCTAGTTGGGTGTTTGGTAATTTTAGTATACAGGAtgtttccccctttttttttttaattttttttctgccATGTCAGCAGCAGGTTTGCAGCGGGGATGCTGGGCAGTTGTCCCTAGCATTTTTGTATTTCATTTGGGGTTGTTAGAGTTGTACAGTTAATTGAAAataggttttggaaaaaaaaaattatgtggtgttatttttgggtttttgtgaaatttgttttggtCTTGGGTTTGTTATTTCGTGGAAACATAGGCAGATAATTAGACGAGTTCTTGTTTAAGAGATGAAAACAGGGTGTTTGGTGTCTAaaaatgtttggattgaaagtgaaagaaattctgaaaatttttcaaaatgccaaAACTTCTGAAATTAGTGAAAAACTCTTTCGAGAAGAGATTTTTTGAGAGTTTTGTGAAAGTGGTTGGGATCCTAGAAATTTATTTGATAAGGTATATAATTCCTGATAGAATCTTGTATTTTTTGGTCTTCTTGTAAACCCTTGGAATAATTTTGTGGTTGTGCAAACCAAAGAGAATGATGACCTTGGGTTGCACCAAGTATGAAACCAagtggatttattttttgtccCATAATCCCCCGATACTACATATATTATAACGCTTCATATCTATGTTCTTGTTTATTTTAGCCATCCAGGGTTTTTTAAGCATAATATGAAGTATTTGGatcttttataatattcttcatttatAGATATATCTTTTAATACAATAGTTATATGACACGTGGGTAGTGGGGCTTGTAGAAATATGTTTGGGTTGCTaaattgtttgagatattttttttgggggttGTAAGAGTTGTAGGGTGCATTGAAAATATGTTTGGGAAATCAAATTTATGAGGTGTTATTTTGGgtttttgagaaagttgttttggtCTTGCAGTTTTTTTAAGAGATTAAAAAGATGTTCTGGtatctaaaaaaatttggattgaaagtgaaaagaatttGTGAAACTTTTCTAAATGTTTAAAACCAAACATGGTCTCGGGACTTATGGATTATAAAGTGATTTTCAGTTATGGCTTTGGAGTATTTAGAATACATGTTTACACTGTTTAGTTAGGAGTTTGTTTCCCATTCTTTTTTCTCATTGGTATTGAgtaatttattatcttttgcAGGCTAAAGTGGATTTTGACGACAAAAGTAGTTGGGAATATCTCTTCAAGATGTATTGGATATTTTTGAAGGGAAAACTATCATTAACTTTGGATGAGCTCATTCGAGCTAAAAATCCTTGGAAAGGAGCTTATTCTATAGCTTATAAGGTGGGGTCTTCAGGTGAACTTTATGATGGTATTGATGACAAAGTTTCTAGTGGTGACAATTCTTGTGCAGGCCTGCAaacaaaaaatcccaaaaaaagaaaagctaacGAGcagaatatttttaataaggaCTCTTTGGCTATGGAGAAAACAGGTAGTGACAAAGATCTGCATCAGCCGGAAGGCACAATATGGGCATCAAAGGAGCTCTTGGAATTTGTTGCACATATGAAAAACGGTGACACATCTGTGCTATCTCAGTTTGATGTCCAGGCTCTTTTGCTAGAGTATGTAAGGAAAAACAATCTCCGAGATCCTCGCCGGAAATGCCAAATTGTTTGTGATTTGAGGCTCCTAAGTCTGTTTGGGAAAGTGCACATTGGTCACTTTGAAATGCTAAAGCTTCTTGAATCTCACTTTCTAATAAAAGAAAGCTCATCAGCAGATGATATATTAAGGGTGGGAGTTGTCAATGATATTGCTAGCCAGTTGGAGGCTGATGGGAACTATGATAACAAACTTCCAATAGGTAGTGACAAGGGGCATAAAACACGCAAAAAAGCTGATGATAGGGGATCACAGACTAATTCAGATGCATTTGCAGCAATTGATGTTCACAATATTAACTTGATTTACCTGCGGCGTAATTTATTGGAGAGTCTTATGGATGATGCTGACAAATTTCATGACAAAGTTGTTGGGTCCATTGTGCGAATAAGAATTCCcaataatgataaaaaacaagaaacatATAGGCTTGTACAAGTTACAGGTGCTGATTTATGTTACACTGATCCAAGTTATATTTTACCTGCACACGGTAAAACATGTCATGCAAAATTGTGAAACTGTTGTTGATCTTGTGTATAGGTACAAGCAAGGTGGCTGAACCATATAAACTTGGAGAAAGAAATACTGATGTGATGCTCGAGATCTTAAATTTAGAAACGAAAGAAGTCATATCAATTGATGGAATTTCAAATCAGGACTTCTGCGAGGTGATTAAACATACTGCCTTATGCACCCATCTTTCTTTcctagttatttttttcttcaaccacTACAGTTTCTAGAACAGAAAGGTTTTGCCTTTTTTGAGAATTATGTTGTAATAGAACTGCAAGGTTTAAATTACAGACACTGACACTATTTGTTCTCTCATTCATGTTAAGTACTCAGATTTTAGAAACTGTTTGTGCATGCTGCAGTATTTGTGTTTTATGTGAGTTTTACAGAAAAACATCCTTTATGCTCTTTGTGCTTTACACGTGATGTATATCTGTATATACATAGATTTGTGTGTCTGCATATGCTTGGTCAAGCCACTCATTCCCATTATCTAAGGAACGTATACAAAATCAGATATAACAGGGGATCTCACAGTCCTTTGGATAAATCCTTCCTTAAAAGTATGTCCGACCACACCCTAGCTACTAACTTCCAGTGTAACCTAACCCACCTCTTtcaccatataaaaaaaaacacaaagcaACTCCaagtgttctcaatggcatCCACTCTACAGTGTGTGACTTGGGCATTTTGGTTAATCAAAACTAATCCCCAGGACTCCAACAAACCAAACTCCTACCCTTCCCGCCGTAGACGCAACCCGATCTACATCAGTGGCTAAGTCCGCTTAAGTACTCACTTCCGCTCCACGGTAAGCATGCGAGTCAATTAGCCCCTTGACCACTTCTGTCTCTGAACTCACTTATAAAGTCTGACCTTTTCCCCGAGATCGGTTTATCACTCGCAAGAATGTGTAATCATCAGTTGCTTAAACGTCAAACAAAAGCCTCCCTTGTATTCTCAATCCTGGGACTGAACCTATGCTGCAGAAATCTCTAGTCTCTGTGAGACAGATGATGACATACTCATCCCTGATTGAATTGCACATATTCATTCGACATGAACAAATTGATATCCAAATTGAGtcgattaaaaaagaaacactGAGTTGATATCCAAATCCTGAAAAAAATCAAGCCATTCCAAGAATgcttgaagattttttttttgggctacCACCTTAGCCATTAATAAATGGACTGAAAATAGTTTGTTATACGCATTATTTATGTTCAATATGAATTAAGCATGTTATGAAACGTGCAAAGCTTAGAACACTAGAAATTCGTTACATGAGCAAGATACTCCTTATGTGACATGTCTTTGGAGCCACATGAATGAAATTTACTAGTTTTCTTTTGCTCATGATGTTTAAATTATGTTTCTAGGATGAATGCAAGTGTTTACGCCAGAGTATAAAATGTGGGCTCATCAAACGATTGACTGTGGTAAGTCTGAAGGTTATGTTCCCTTATAGATTTCTCCCTATATGTTTGTATGCCCTCTTTTAAAGAAAACTTCCACTTGGTGTTAGGGTGAGATTCAGGAAAAAGCAATGACACTTCAAGCAGTGAGAGTAAATGATGTGAGTTCCTTTCTTTTGATCCTGAGGAAATGAGGTGTTATTCTCAGGATGCTTGTGTTTTGCTTTAGAAGGAGTTAGTCTGTTACAATGTCCAGTTTTAAGTAATATTGTGATTAATAACTGATGCGGAACTGTGTTATGCATGGTCCTGTTTTATAATCCAGGTGCTGGAAGCTGAGATAATACGACTTAATCATCTACGTGATCGGGCAAGTGAAAAGGGACATGAGAAAGAATATCCTTTCTTGTTTCGTATTGTTCCATTCTCTCTAAATATTTAGTCTTTTCAGGCTAACTTTAACTCTTTATCTGAAGGAAAAATGCCTTAGCTGGATTTTTCTTTACCACAGTTGGGCTAAATATCTGAATATGAATTTACTTGAGGAAAAAGATTCCTCCACATGTTTCTTCTTATATCCATGAAGTTTTGATCGTGTGAGGATAATTAGATGGATCATGGGGCTATACCATTGAGAGATCAATCAAAGCATGGGGGGCAAGATTGATGAATGACCACATTTTCAATACTGTAAAGGGCTTATCGTTTAGTGTATCCTGCCTGATCCATCTCCACATCCATGTATTGGCAACACATGTTTTTGTAGCCCTATACGATGTGGAAAGAGAGCACAGCCTCATAGCCATCTATTGGCATTTAATTTTATGCTATATTTGATAGCTGAGAGGCTCTGGGGGAAGTAAAGAGAGATCCATTAAATGCTTCAGTTGCTGAATGACAATGAAGACATCAGGAACTCATGGCTTATTGGTTACATATTCAATAGATCAGGAACATAttgaatatacatatattcaaagATTTTAAACATACTCCTATGGAAAGATCCTTGCTTGTTGGGGTAGGGGGAATAAAGAGTTTAAGTGATTTACGCCTCGAAGTAGAGTGTGTAAATACCGGAtgcatatatgtaaatatatatatatatatacacacatacatatatacatttttttttcacatatacatatatttcagtttttaaaattatcctccTGGCAATTGAATGAGCATGAGTTCAACTATATACGTTACACAACATTAAACGTGGTGTGTAACCATTTATTGCTAGCAGTCTCTATTCCTGATATCTGCCATGTTGTGAAGAAAAATGTACCATTTTTCTCAAGTATTCCTTCACCACGTTGCACATTTAGAGAATGCGTGGAGAAATTACAGCTTCTGAACTCACCTGAGGAACGACAGCGCAGACTGCTTGCGATTTGCGAAGTACACATTGATCCTAAAATGGATCCAAGTCATGAGTCTGAGGACGATGTGGGAGAATTAGATGAGAAGAAACAAGGTCCTTACCGATGATTTATGGATACTGAAAATAtgttatcattatttatttttatttagttatttatatcttgatgttttaattttgaatGTTTATTTTGGGGCAATGGTGCATGCAGATGATAATGTGAGGACAAAACTTTCTGGATATGCAAGAAAGGAGAGTGACCCTTTCTCTGCTCGAAGAGCAGGTGATGTCTCAAATGATTCTGGAACCGGGGCACAGAAAAACTTAGCCAAGTCTTGCAAGCAAACTAGAAAAGCTGGTATCACAAACAGTCCTGATAAAGGTGGAGCTACTTGGTTTCATGAGATAATGAATGAATCTTcttggaagaaaaaagaagcatCCGACTTAAATAATTGGGATACACCAGCAAACCAGATCAATACTTCTGGTTCATTGACCATTGTTTGCAACAGTCAGGCAGTGGTGAAGTCTAAATTGTTTTCTGGGGTTGCAGCAGAAATTTCACCGCTGGCTCTTTCTACACAGGCAGACGAATCTGCTAACAATTTTGAGACTGACAAAATTTGGCACTACCGAGACCCAAATGGAATAATTCGAGGACAATATTCTATGTCACAACTACGCAAATGGAATACCAGTGGACACTTCCCTCCTGATCTCAGAATATGGAGGATAAATGAAAAGCAAGATAAATCTGTACTTTTGAATGATGCGTTAAGTGGGAAATACCATGAAGCAAAGATGGTGCCAGATAATGGTAATTTACTGTCTCAAGATCTTGGAGTTGCCACAGATCATAGAGATAATAATGGCGATGGTGGGTTAAGCACAAGTACATATGCCTCTCAGATAGACAATAAAAAAGAGGAAAGCTGGAAGCCAGTGCAGAATGACTCAAGTGGTAATGATGGATTGTTCAGGAGCGATGAAAGGGTCTCTAGTTCATCTAGTTGGACTACACCTGCTGATGTCACCAACACTAATGAGAGAAAGAATGGTAGTTTTGAACCAGGCTGGGACTCATCAAAGGGTAATAGTTCTTGGCCTGACCAGCCCCAAGCGGATAGTAGTTCACTAGTCCCACCTGCATTTTCTGGGAAGTCGTTTGGATATGTATCATATCCAGTGAGGGAAGTTTATGGGGGTGAATGTACTTCTGGTCGGGAGAATGGAAATTGCAATTCACAGAGCACTGCTGACGGTCAGTTTAAAAGTGAACAGGGTTTTGAGCACCGATTTGACAGTGAGGGCCATTCAGGCCAATCTTCTGGGCAGAGCTGGAGACCTCCACCTGTAAATGTATCATCAAGTGACTGGGTTTCCAGCTCTGGTTTCATTTCTCTAGTTAAGTCACTTAAAACAACGGAGCAAGCTCaggaaattgattttcaagGTCAGTCAAGTCCCACTCCAAAGCAAAGCAATGAAGACTTAGAAGTTCAGGCTCCCAAAAACAAACGAGCTGCTTCAAGTGTTCCCGTTCAGGATGCAGGCCCTAACAGGAGTACTGCCTCTAGTTTAGTGGGTGGTGGCGGAAAAGTTTCTGAAGTAGCCGATGAATTGGGTGGTTACTCCTCAACTCCTGCCAAACCTTCCTTTGGGGATTGGGGCTCCAGTATTGTTTCTGCATCATCTCTGAAACCAACTGAAATTGTTCATGCTGCAACCCCGACTTCAATCAATGATCAACTGACGCATTCTTCCCCATCCCATCCAACATCTAATGCATCTAGTTGGCAAGCAATTGTTACCGAACCCACAGAGTTTTGCTCTTTAGTTGATGAATCTGTTTCAGATCTGTTGGCTGAAGTTGAAGCAATGGAGTCTCTTGATGGCTTGCCGTCCCCTACTTCAATTATGAAATGTAGAGACGCATTGACACAAGATTCAAAACATGAATGTATCAGTCCTCTAGATGAGTTTAGCCCAGGACTCGATCCCGGAAAAAGTGATGCTTTAAGCTCCACTGGTGATTTACAAGCACCTTCTCAGTCCACGGTGACTGACGAACGAGATGAAATATGTCGCACTGATGTTATTGATTCGGAAAAGAGATCAAGCATGCATTCCTCCTCTAGTGTTGAAGTTGAAGGAGATGCAAAGCCTGCTGATATTTCAGTGAACCAATGGGAAGCTCGTTCTGAAATCCAACCACCGCCATCTGCAGCAAGTTGGGATATATCTACTACGGAGATGAGTTGGAGAGTGGGATCGGAAAGTAGAACCACCAGTTGGAGAGGTGTGCAGGGAAGTGCAAACCTGGGCCAAATGGCAACACAGGACGGTATAAGCATGAATTTTGGTGCTTCTGCCGGGAATCCTGGTTTCCCCAAACTGAGAATCGGCGGTGACAGATTCTCTGGACCTAGAGATTGGGGTTTTCAGAGCAGGGATGTAGGATATGGTAGAGGTAGGGGAATGTGGAACAGCCAGCCCTTTTTTGTTGGTGGAAATGAAAGTTCTTTCAGGCCTCCCAAAAGTCAtagaatttgtaaattttacGGAAGTGGGTATTGTAAGAAGGGAGCGTCGTGTGATTATTTGCACCCATGAATTTGTGGGTTCTTTGCGATAAGGTACCATACCATTTAATTCTGTAATCATTTATTCACATTAGGGAGTCTGTTCCTGCCAATGTTGTGATTTTAACCTGTAAAAGTATCTGTCAAGGACTCTCAAGTAgcattacaaattattttttctcttttgttttgttttgtttttttttttatgaatactGGGGCTGTTCTAGGGCTGAAGTTTTGGTGGACGGTAGCTAGTCAGTAATGAGTAAATTTGTCAGATGCACTTATCAGTTCAAATGCTGTTGTGTTGTTACCTATTTGATTTGTCCTCCCCGTTCTCGACTCTCAAATAAGGAACCCATACCAAAGTCTTATATCAAATCTTGTTTTATGGTAGCCTCATAAGATAAGAATATCATTATGGTAACCTTATGAGACGAGTATCGTGGTAACTCCAtaagacaagaatatattttaaattcatgttatttcaCATAAGTTCAGTTCTTCTTATgtcagttcaagtcatgtcaatttatgtCACGTTATATATCTAGTCACGGTatgcttatttatgattatgattatgcATTTATGTCTTTACTGTCATGCTTGTCtttgtaaattatatattaagttatttgttaacttcgtgagatttataattaaatcttACCGTGATAGTCTCAACTATCATTCCCTCCAAaaatggtagatcatgtgccAAGATTAGAAGCTGTAGCAGAAGATCGCCTAAAGGCGGTCAACTAGATAGTGACGGCACGACGTGGAGCCCATCGCTTTGATGCTTCGTTTCATCGATCGTATTATGGCGTCCTTGACCGAATTGTGCAAAGTACCTGATCAATTAGTCTAGTAGTTACTTTAGTTTTACATGTACTTGGGGAGTTCTGTCTCCAGTACTCTTTATGTTACAAACTTTTTGGACAAATACTGTAACCTTTAGATACTAACTATCACGTGAGTTTTATGAagcatgtttatattttttgatatattacttctggtacatagtattgcttaaagaaaaaaaattatctgttgcaaatattgcatattgttaaaTGCATGTTAGGTACATTGCATCCTTAAATGTTATGAATGAGGGTAggtaactttgtgttgcatgtctggATACTTCAAAGTTTGTCTGATCCCAAGCGAAATTTGTGGGCGTCATAATATTCATCTCATCTGTTACTATTGGGCTAATGTAAGATAATGCTTCTATAATCCCTTTCTGGCTGAAATGTAGTGATTCTACCAGCTGTGAGTATCGAGTTCTAGTTCCCTTTACCAAGGCCCAAAACTTGGCTCGTATACCATTGTTAAGAATCTAACAAGATACTGAACAAGTAACAACCACTTCAAGGGGATTAATCTCCGattaacaatataattttagaaacCGAATTTCCTTCTTCGTTAATGCAGTTAGTACTTAAATACAACCATGGCTCTAAATAAACAAGCAACAATCTACAGAATAATTGGCTAAAAGATAGGCTAACTGACAAACTGACTCTAGACCACTTTTCACTTCACAAAAGTGGCTTGATAACATGGCAACTAACATAAGACTTAGAATCAATTTCAAGAAAAAGCATAATGTACAATAAATGAATTTTGACCCAATAATGAACTCAATTACTATTACAGGACTCTTATTTAGACTCAACAACTAATGGGCCCCAGACATTCATCCCAAGACTCTTATCTTAACCCAAAACAGATAACACATGGTTAATCCGGATGAAGGAAGATTACACAATTTATAGATTTCTATGAACAGAGTTCTCGAATGCAAGTGGTTCGGGCGGTGGTGAAGACAAAAGTGACAGAACAGAGTCACATAGGGTGTTCATCACAACGGGCTGCTGCAAGAATCCCTGAAACCCCAGCTTGGTTTCAACGAGATAGACAACGAGAAAATATGTTTCCTTATCTATTTAAGCTTCTTCTATGCCTAAGATTCATGCCTTCCTCGGACATTATAAGTATGTCCCAAGAGTATCTTTAGGGTTTTTGTCTTaagcctcgtttggttaaacatatgagatgagataaaagttaaaaattgaataaaatattattaaaatattatttttattttaagatttgaaaaagttaaattatttattgtattttttttgagtttgaaaaatttgtaatgattagatgaaataagatgagatggtttgtgaaaataaactagGCCTTGGTGTCTCTTGTGAGTGCTCCTAGAGTTTGTTTTAATTAAGCAACCTCACCGGAGAAGTTGCTAAGGTATCCATTGGACCTGCGAGACATCAGATTTGCGAGAAGGTGACGGTTGTATAGAGAAGCTCTTCGACAATGATGGAGGACCTACGAGATGGTGGCAAAGAAGTCGAGGTGCCAAGGACCATGGGTCATGAGCCAATCAACCCATCGGGATCACAAGTGGCCAAGGAATCATCGACGGTGGCTTATAAGGTAATCAGGGAGTTGCCGACAGTCGATCCAGAAATGGATCTCAACTTTTTATCATCGACGAACGTGGGATCTCTGGCATAAGACACATAGACATAACTGATGGGTAGCAGGGAGGAGGCTCAGGTGGTCTTCTCTCTGGCGAAGGCCTTTGGGCAGTCTCAACCAATCCAAGAGACAATGGCGGGGGCATAGGACATGAATTATGTATGCTTTAGTTGGCATACAGAGAGGCCAAGGTGGACCTAGAGCCGTTATGCACCTTGTCTCCCTTGCTTACAATGGGAGGCTTAGAAAGTGAAGGATATTCAGGAGTGTGTGGAGATTTCTTGTGACAGGTACAATGAGCAATTCAGGGTATTACTTATTGCCATTGAGGCGGTTTGATTTCAATCCCCTAAATCAACTTATAGGAAAAAGAGGGAGCTAAAGCATTTCACTTGTTCAATTAATTATGATGGATGAGAGGGGAGTACGAGCAAAGGAAGATCCAAGGGAAATGCTATTTCTCCCTATAAAACCTAGAATTCTTTCTTGGAACATTTAGAATCTTAACCCTAATAAGCGTACACGCGTGAAGAATCTTTTATGTTAATGTAAGTTTGATATTGTGTGTTTGCAGGAAACTAAGATGGAATTCATGGATCGTAGTTTCATCACTAACATTTGGGGCTATCCATTTGTGAGATCTGTGTATCTTGCCTCTAAGAGAGCATCCGGGGGCATCCTAATTATGTGGGACTTGAGGGTGGTTGAGTCTATTGAGGAGTGTGTTGGAAATTATACAATAGTGTGTTTGTTTAAAAATGTGGAAGACGGCTTTTGTTGGCTTTCGTTGGTGTGTATGGACCAAACGTGGACACACATAGGAAGGTCTTATGGGAGGAGTTAGCGGGTTTGGGCAGCTGGTGGAACCTACTATAGTATTGGCGGTGACTTTAATATCACTAGGTTTCCTAGTAAAAGATCAGGAGAAGTCCAGCATAGCCAGGCAATGAATGAATTTTCTGAGTCCATTTTTGGTATGGATCCGGTGGACTTACCACTTACTGGTGGCATGTAAATTTGGTCTAATAATTAGGCttggtctcgtttggatagatTTTCAGTGTCTCCTTAATGGGAGGTACATTACTCTACCTTGCTACAGAAGCATTTGGATAGAGTTTGCTAGGACCATTTTCCTATTGTACTGGATTTTGGAGGCATTCACGAGGGTAAAAGCtactttaagtttgaaaatatataactGAAAGCTAAGGGTTTTGTGTAGAAAGTCAGGTCGTGGTGGTCCTTGTATTCTTTAGAGGGTTCACCCATTTTTATCCTAGCTAGGAAATTGAAAGCACTGAAGAGAAATTTGAAGAGGTGGAATGCTAAAGTTTTCAAACTAGTCAAAAAAATGTCTCTTATGGAGAATTTAAAGGACTTGGAGGATAGGGAGGTGAGCGCTCCTCTTTTTGAGGAGGAGTCTTGCAAGAAATTAACTCTCACTTTGGAGCTAGAAAATGTGTTACTAATGGAGGAAATCTCATGGAGGCAAAAGTTAAGAGCCCTTTGGCTGAAGGAAGGGGACCGTTGTACGAAAATTTTCCATTGGATGGCTAATTATGATGCTATTAAGAACCATATTGTCAATTTCTACGAAGACCTACTTGCTAAAAAATCTCCATGGAGACCCAAATTGGATGGTATGCCTTTTGAGAATATTGCTCAAGTAAGCTCTTTGTGGTTGGAGAAACCTTTTGAAGCAGAAGAGGTTCTTCGGGTGATTTGTGGGATGACCAAGGATAAAGCCCTGTAGCTAGATGAATTTTCGATGACTTTTTTATCATGATTGTTGGGATGTGATAGGGGAGGATATTATGCAAACTTTTTAGGAGTTATACACCTTTGGTAAATTcgaaaaaaaacattaatgcaTCTTTTATTGCTTTTATTCCTAAGAAAAGTGGGACAGTAGAGGTAAAAGATTTTCGACATATTAGTCTCAATAATGAggtgtataaaattatctcaaaggTGCTTGCCAATCGCACAAGTAAGGTTATGAGTAGTGTaatatcaaaatctcaaaatgcctttgtgaagGGGAGACAAATCTTGGATTCAATGTTGATTTCCAATGAATGCTTAGATTGTAGAATCAAGAAGGGTACACCAAGACTCATATGTaagctagacatggagaaggcctatgaccaTGTTAATTGAGATGTGTTATTTACTTGGGAGGTACAGTTTCGGGGATAGATATATTTCATGGATTAGGTATTGTATAACTACggtttgtttttcaatttcagtgAATGGAGCACTGAAATGATTCTTTAACAATTCTAGGGGATTAAGACAAGGGGATCACCTCTCCCCTTTATtgtttgtcattgttatggaaGTATTGAGTCGTATGTTAAGTGTATCTGTTAATGGAGGGTTTATTGCTGGA from Juglans microcarpa x Juglans regia isolate MS1-56 chromosome 4S, Jm3101_v1.0, whole genome shotgun sequence carries:
- the LOC121262609 gene encoding zinc finger CCCH domain-containing protein 44-like isoform X3, which codes for MCYTCTYSLCKGCIKDADYLSVRGNNGFCGMCMRTVMLIENFQENTEVAKVDFDDKSSWEYLFKMYWIFLKGKLSLTLDELIRAKNPWKGAYSIAYKVGSSGELYDGIDDKVSSGDNSCAGLQTKNPKKRKANEQNIFNKDSLAMEKTGSDKDLHQPEGTIWASKELLEFVAHMKNGDTSVLSQFDVQALLLEYVRKNNLRDPRRKCQIVCDLRLLSLFGKVHIGHFEMLKLLESHFLIKESSSADDILRVGVVNDIASQLEADGNYDNKLPIGSDKGHKTRKKADDRGSQTNSDAFAAIDVHNINLIYLRRNLLESLMDDADKFHDKVVGSIVRIRIPNNDKKQETYRLVQVTGTSKVAEPYKLGERNTDVMLEILNLETKEVISIDGISNQDFCEDECKCLRQSIKCGLIKRLTVGEIQEKAMTLQAVRVNDVLEAEIIRLNHLRDRASEKGHEKEFRECVEKLQLLNSPEERQRRLLAICEVHIDPKMDPSHESEDDVGELDEKKQDDNVRTKLSGYARKESDPFSARRAGDVSNDSGTGAQKNLAKSCKQTRKAGITNSPDKGGATWFHEIMNESSWKKKEASDLNNWDTPANQINTSGSLTIVCNSQAVVKSKLFSGVAAEISPLALSTQADESANNFETDKIWHYRDPNGIIRGQYSMSQLRKWNTSGHFPPDLRIWRINEKQDKSVLLNDALSGKYHEAKMVPDNGNLLSQDLGVATDHRDNNGDGGLSTSTYASQIDNKKEESWKPVQNDSSGNDGLFRSDERVSSSSSWTTPADVTNTNERKNGSFEPGWDSSKGNSSWPDQPQADSSSLVPPAFSGKSFGYVSYPVREVYGGECTSGRENGNCNSQSTADGQFKSEQGFEHRFDSEGHSGQSSGQSWRPPPVNVSSSDWVSSSGFISLVKSLKTTEQAQEIDFQGQSSPTPKQSNEDLEVQAPKNKRAASSVPVQDAGPNRSTASSLVGGGGKVSEVADELGGYSSTPAKPSFGDWGSSIVSASSLKPTEIVHAATPTSINDQLTHSSPSHPTSNASSWQAIVTEPTEFCSLVDESVSDLLAEVEAMESLDGLPSPTSIMKCRDALTQDSKHECISPLDEFSPGLDPGKSDALSSTGDLQAPSQSTVTDERDEICRTDVIDSEKRSSMHSSSSVEVEGDAKPADISVNQWEARSEIQPPPSAASWDISTTEMSWRVGSESRTTSWRGVQGSANLGQMATQDGISMNFGASAGNPGFPKLRIGGDRFSGPRDWGFQSRDVGYGRGRGMWNSQPFFVGGNESSFRPPKSHRICKFYGSGYCKKGASCDYLHP